CAGGCATGAAAAACTCTTGATGAAGCTGCGACTGAGCACTTTGCTGCGCATAAATTTCATTTGCCTGTTGCATCATGCCGTGGTGTCCACACACATACGTTGCGGTCTGTGCGTAATCAGGAACCAACTTTTGCAATAGGTCTTCAGTTAAATGCTGCTTTTGCTCGGCTGTATTAAAAAAATGATAGTGAAGCTCTGGATGCTTTTCTGCCAAAGCTTTTAATTCAGCATGAAAAATTTCTGCACGATTAAAGTAAATGACATGAATCTGTTTAAGCTGCTGCTTCAAAGCTTGCTGCAACAGTGAATAAATTGCAGTAATACCACTCCCTGACGCAATTAAAATCGCAGGTTGCTGGTCTTGGTGCAAAGTAAAATCACCTTGTGGCTGTGAAATCTCAATGCACTCACCAACATGCAATCGTTGAACTGCACTAGACACTAAGCCTTGTACTTTAATACCTAAAGAGATTTCACCTTGAGGAGTTACTTCAATAATTGAATAACTACGCTGTTGGTAAACTCCATCTATCAGTAGTGTTAATAGAATACTTTGCCCAGCACGTACCTGATCGAAATTAAAATTACGATTCGGTTTAAGCTTAATAAGCACCATATCGGTATGTAGAGACTGAACTGCAATAACTTCTGCAAGTACGCGTTTCCAAGCCCAAGTCACGTTAATTTTCTGCAAAACAAAATCAACGAAATCTTCTCGGACCAAATGTGGCTGATAACTAAGTGTTGCGTTCATACGTTCCTCTTTTGTATCTGGCTATTTATTTGAGTGAACACATGTTCGTATAGTGAACATATGTACACTATATTTATAACTGTTCACTCAGTCAACACTTGTTCACTATTTTTTTTATGAAAGTTTGCTCTTTTTTGTTAGACTCTGGCTCACGGTTTAAATAGGCTCTTTTAATGTCGATACGGGATGAACGAAAACAGCAAAGTCGTCAAGCACTTCTAGATGCAGCCTTGCATCTGAGCACGTCTGGGCGCTCGTTCAGTAGTATCAGTTTGCGTGAAGTTGCACGTGAAGTTGGTTTGGTACCGACAGCGTTCTATCGCCATTTTCAAGATATGGATGAACTTGGCAAGGAACTGGTTGACCAAGTCGCGCTACATTTAAAAAGTGTTTTACATCAACTGGGTCAAAGTTATTTACAACATAAATCGACCAAAACTCAGACCAGCATTGAGCTATTTGTTCAGGCGGTAAATCATAGCCCTAAGCAGTGGCAATTTATGATTTCCGAGCGTTGGGGCGGTTCAGAAACGGTTCGTGCAGCCATTGCTAGAGAAATCGAATTTCTGATTGAAGATCTAACAACTGATCTGACTAAACTCGAAAATTTTAAACATATTCAACAACCTCAAGACTTAAATGTCCTATCCACTATTTTGACCAACATGTCATTTACATGGGCAATGACATGGCTCAACCTATCAAAACAATATCAAGGTGATCAGCTCAAGCTGCAACAAACTGCCTTTATTGAAAATGCGTCTACACAAGTTCGCTTACTCTTTAGAGGGATTGCAAACTGGGAACGTTAGAAGCGGCAAATGACAAAAAACAGGTTATGTGGTAATACGTAAAGAGAGAAAGAAAAAGGCTAAAAATTTCGAGAAAAGTCTTTTTCTTTTTTACAGGAAGTAAATTATTAGTTAGGCCAAACTGGTGTGGGAATACCTATGAATCTTGATCGTCATACACAGTTTTTGATGCGCAAAGAAAAAATTCTAAGCGTGGCAGAAAAGTTGTTACTAGAAAACAATCAGGAAATTACTCTAGATGAGTTAGTGGCCGAGCTAGATATTGCTAAAGGCACACTTTATAAGCATTTTAGAAGTAAAAATGAGCTTCTGCTTGAGCTCATTATTCAAAATGAAAAGCAAATTTTAGAAATTTCTAAAAAATATAATACAGATTTCAAAGAGTATGCCCCTCATTACATGCTTCATCATTTGCTCACGCCGGGAAAAACCATTTTATTGCATCAACTTGAAGAAAATCTGACAATGACAGAGTCTAAGTTGAAGCATCTTTTCGAAGAGCTTTATGAAATCCGCCAACAGCGTATTTTAGCAATTAAAGATATTACAGAAAATTATTTAAAATCATTAAATTATGATATGTCGATTCGTGATTATTTGTCTTATATTTGGTCACTGACTTATGGTGCATCACTGCTTTTAAATTCTACGTATTACCAGCGCTCTATTGGTTCTCGCCAAAAATTAATTAATTTATATATTAATCAGGCATTATCACTGCCCACTCAAACTGTTAATTTTGATGTTTTAAATTTTCAAATTGAAGATGAAAACCCAAAAAATTAATTGAAATATTTCGTGATCATTAACAAAAAATTAAACATCGATATAAATTTTAATTAAATAAAAATGGGCTTCATTCGAAGCCCATTTTTGAAGTAAAGCCTAAACAACTTATTTTGCTTTACGTTCTTTCTCAATTAAATAATTAAGAACTTGAGTAACTTTACCATCTTCACCCTGTACAACATATTTACCATTAACGACAACCGCAGGAACACCTGTTAATTGGTACTGTTGAGCAAGTTTATTTGACTCGGCAACTTTTGCAGTCACGGCAAATGAGTTGTAAGTGCTATTAAACTTCTGTTCAGGCACGCCATAACGAGTAAAGAACTTCGCAGCAGAAGCCTGATCAAAAATTTGCTGACCATTCACCTGAATCGCATGGAATAATGGTAAATGCGTGCGTTTACGTACACCTAATGCCTCAGATGTATAATAAGTACGCGCCCCTTGTTCCCACATTTTATTCATTGCAGCTGGTGTACGTACAAAACGCACATCGTTAGGAATCTGTTTTAACCACGTTTGCATATGCGGTTCAAGTTTAAAACAGTGTGGACATCCATACCAAAAGAACTCTCGAACTTCGATTTTCCCCGGAACTTCCACTTTGCCTGGATTGGCAATCACGGTGTAGTCTTTACCAGCAACAAAATCTGCTGCCATTGCACCACCCGATACGGCCATAATTGCTGCGCTTAAACCACCCAAAACCAATTTTTTCATTGCTACAGCTTTTCCTCTAAGTTGTTATGCATTAGCTTATGCTCTAAATATAAAACAAATATGCTAAATTCGTTTTGCTTCTGTGAAGTTTTTTATTGGGTTTATCGCTTTTTTCCCAATAATCGCTACACTAACGGCGAACTATATCCAAAAAGATAACTCAAGTTTAGAGGTAGCACCATGTCGCAATTGAATGTTGATTTACAAGAAATCGCAAAGTTTGAAGCACTTGCTGCCAAATGGTGGGATCAACATTCTGAATTTCGCCCACTTCATCAAATTAATCCACTACGTTTAAACTGGATTGATGAGCGTGTAGGCGGCCTTGCTGGTAAGAAAGTACTTGATGTCGGTTGTGGTGGCGGTATTTTGGCAGAGAGCATGGCACGTCGTGGAGCAGATGTACTTGGTATTGATATGGGCGAAGCACCGCTAGCTGTTGGCCGTTTGCATGCTCAGCAAGACAATGTTCAAAATATTGAATATCGCCAAATTCCTGTAGAAGAATTAGCACAAGAACAAGCAGGTCAATACGATGTGGTAACTTGCATGGAAATGATGGAACACGTTCCAGATCCAGCATCTATTGTAAGAGCTTGTCAGGCTTTGGTTAAACCGGGTGGCCATGTGTTCTTCTCAACTATTAACCGTAACCCAAAATCTTATTTATTTGCCATTATTGGCGCAGAATACGTACTACGCATGTTGCCAAAAGGTACACATGATTATCATAAATTTATTCGACCATCTGAAATGGCACATGACATTCGTAATGCAGGTCTTACTCTAAAAGAAATGACAGGACTGCACTACAACCCGCTGACCAAGCATTACTGGTTAGCGCCAAATGTTGACGTTAATTATATGGTTCACACGATAAATACAGGTGCATGATGAAAGCTGTTTTATTTGATTTAGACGGTACTCTTATCGATACGGCTGCCGACTTCATTCGTATTATTCAGCAAATGTGCCGTGATGAAAAACGCCCTGTTGTTGATGCCGACCTCATTCGCACTCAGGTTTCTGAAGGTGCACGTGCGATGGTGAAATTGGTCTATCCAGAGCTGGATGTGACCAATCCAATTTTCTTGGCACATCGACAAAACTTTTTAGATATTTACGGCAATAATATTGTGGTTGATACAGACCTGTTTGAAGGCATGTATCCACTTTTAGAAGAGTTAGAGGCTCAGCAAATTCCGTGGGGTATTGTGACCAATAAACCACGCGGATTAAGTGAAGCTCTTTTAGAAAAGTTAAATCTGACCGAACGCTGCGCGGTTTTGGTGTGTCCTGAAGATGTCAGTAAAACTAAGCCAGATCCAGAACCAATGTATTTGGCGGCTAAACAGTTAAATATCCCAGCAAATGAAATTATTTATGTGGGTGACCATCCACGTGATATTGATGCTGGTCGATATGCCAATATGTATACTATTTTGGCTGCATATGGCTATTTACCAATCGAACATCGTGATGATCTCGCTGCATGGCAGGCCGACTCGATTGTAAATACGGTGACAGAATTACACCATATGTTACGTCAAAAGCTTCCTGCTCTACAGGAAAATCAGCGTATGATAGGTTAACATAAGAGTTTTATAGGCTTTTTTAACAGTTCTTTGTTTTATCAATATAAAAAGAAGGAGGTTTACCAATGAAATATTCAGAATACCAACCTCGTCCGGATCTACTCAAAGATCGAATTATTTTAATCACCGGTGCTGGCGATGGAATTGGGCGAGCTGCCGCTCTGACTTATGCCCTACATGGTGCAACCGTTGTACTGCATGGTAGAACCTTAAATAAACTTGAAGTTATTTATGATGAAATTGAAAGCCTGGGTGCACCGCAACCAGCGATTTTACCATTACAACTTTCAAGTGCTTCTGACCGTGATTATGACTTTTTAGTCGATACGCTCGAAAAGCAGTTTGGACGCCTAGACGGTATTTTGCATAATGCAGGTATTTTAGGTGAACGCGTAGAGCTAGCACATTATCCAACCGAAACTTGGGATGATGTCATGGCGGTTAACCTACGCGCGCCTTTTGCTTTGACTCAAGCCTTATTACCACTTTTGCAAAAATCAGAAAATGCCTCTGTCGTATTTACCAGCTCGGGTGTAGGCCGTGAAGCACGTGCTTTATGGGGCGCATATTCTGTCTCAAAAATTGCAATTGAAGCGGTGAGCAAAATTTTTGCGGCGGAACATACTTATCCTAATATCCGTTTTAACTGCATTAATCCAGGTGCAACGCGTACTGCAATGCGTGCTAAAGCCTATCCACAAGAAGATCCGAAAACACTACCTACACCAGAGTCGATCTTGCCTGCTTATCTCTATTTAATGGGTGAAGATAGCTTGGCGCTCAATGGTCAAAGTATCGATGCACAGGATTAAAAAGTTAAAGATGAAAAGCTAAATTAAATTACGGCCAATCATCAAATCTGGCTTGCCTATACCTGAAAAGATATATCCAAGCCTTTTTTATTATTGATAAAAATTCTTGATCTATCCGTAATTTTAATTGAACCATTAAATGATCTTCACAGTTTCTCTGCATTTTGCGCGTAGAGTATTCAACATGAGAGACATCAGATGTAAACGAGGATGCATCATGAAAAAGTTGTTCACAATCTTAACCCTTTCCATAGCCGTACTCACCACAAGTATGGCGAGCTTTGCTGATCCTCCTTTTGACAGAGGCCATGGCCCCAAAGGTCCTAAAGGTGGAGGACCACGCGGTGAATGGAACGATCGTGGGCCAGGATTTGGACGTGATCATGATGAAGATCGTGTCCGTGACGAACGTCGTATGCGCGAAGAACGTGGTTTTGAACGGCTTAAACAGCATCGCTGGCAGCCTGGCTATGTTATGCCACAGCACTATCGTGGCAATGGCTATAAAGTTGACTATAAAGACAGTAACTTGCCAAGACCAGACCGAAACCAACAATGGTACAAAATCAACAATGACTATATTTTAGTCGACACTGATTCTAATAGCATTGTGAGTATTCGTGGTTTTTAAAGCGATAGAACCTCGCTATCGCTGAGCGAAAAGGATAAAGCCTTGTGGTTTTATCCTTTTTTTATTGCTTAAATATTTTAAAAATAAAGAGATTTTTTATAT
This region of Acinetobacter sp. XS-4 genomic DNA includes:
- a CDS encoding ferredoxin reductase gives rise to the protein MNATLSYQPHLVREDFVDFVLQKINVTWAWKRVLAEVIAVQSLHTDMVLIKLKPNRNFNFDQVRAGQSILLTLLIDGVYQQRSYSIIEVTPQGEISLGIKVQGLVSSAVQRLHVGECIEISQPQGDFTLHQDQQPAILIASGSGITAIYSLLQQALKQQLKQIHVIYFNRAEIFHAELKALAEKHPELHYHFFNTAEQKQHLTEDLLQKLVPDYAQTATYVCGHHGMMQQANEIYAQQSAQSQLHQEFFMPVQIEQSNEAQPIVFRRSQQNFIATTTLLSSAEQAGLRPQHGCRMGVCNQCTCTKVSGVTQNILTGEIDDQPNRAIKLCVNQALSPVTIDL
- a CDS encoding TetR family transcriptional regulator, which encodes MSIRDERKQQSRQALLDAALHLSTSGRSFSSISLREVAREVGLVPTAFYRHFQDMDELGKELVDQVALHLKSVLHQLGQSYLQHKSTKTQTSIELFVQAVNHSPKQWQFMISERWGGSETVRAAIAREIEFLIEDLTTDLTKLENFKHIQQPQDLNVLSTILTNMSFTWAMTWLNLSKQYQGDQLKLQQTAFIENASTQVRLLFRGIANWER
- a CDS encoding TetR/AcrR family transcriptional regulator produces the protein MNLDRHTQFLMRKEKILSVAEKLLLENNQEITLDELVAELDIAKGTLYKHFRSKNELLLELIIQNEKQILEISKKYNTDFKEYAPHYMLHHLLTPGKTILLHQLEENLTMTESKLKHLFEELYEIRQQRILAIKDITENYLKSLNYDMSIRDYLSYIWSLTYGASLLLNSTYYQRSIGSRQKLINLYINQALSLPTQTVNFDVLNFQIEDENPKN
- a CDS encoding thiol:disulfide interchange protein DsbA/DsbL, which gives rise to MKKLVLGGLSAAIMAVSGGAMAADFVAGKDYTVIANPGKVEVPGKIEVREFFWYGCPHCFKLEPHMQTWLKQIPNDVRFVRTPAAMNKMWEQGARTYYTSEALGVRKRTHLPLFHAIQVNGQQIFDQASAAKFFTRYGVPEQKFNSTYNSFAVTAKVAESNKLAQQYQLTGVPAVVVNGKYVVQGEDGKVTQVLNYLIEKERKAK
- the ubiG gene encoding bifunctional 2-polyprenyl-6-hydroxyphenol methylase/3-demethylubiquinol 3-O-methyltransferase UbiG, which translates into the protein MSQLNVDLQEIAKFEALAAKWWDQHSEFRPLHQINPLRLNWIDERVGGLAGKKVLDVGCGGGILAESMARRGADVLGIDMGEAPLAVGRLHAQQDNVQNIEYRQIPVEELAQEQAGQYDVVTCMEMMEHVPDPASIVRACQALVKPGGHVFFSTINRNPKSYLFAIIGAEYVLRMLPKGTHDYHKFIRPSEMAHDIRNAGLTLKEMTGLHYNPLTKHYWLAPNVDVNYMVHTINTGA
- a CDS encoding HAD-IA family hydrolase; amino-acid sequence: MMKAVLFDLDGTLIDTAADFIRIIQQMCRDEKRPVVDADLIRTQVSEGARAMVKLVYPELDVTNPIFLAHRQNFLDIYGNNIVVDTDLFEGMYPLLEELEAQQIPWGIVTNKPRGLSEALLEKLNLTERCAVLVCPEDVSKTKPDPEPMYLAAKQLNIPANEIIYVGDHPRDIDAGRYANMYTILAAYGYLPIEHRDDLAAWQADSIVNTVTELHHMLRQKLPALQENQRMIG
- a CDS encoding YciK family oxidoreductase translates to MKYSEYQPRPDLLKDRIILITGAGDGIGRAAALTYALHGATVVLHGRTLNKLEVIYDEIESLGAPQPAILPLQLSSASDRDYDFLVDTLEKQFGRLDGILHNAGILGERVELAHYPTETWDDVMAVNLRAPFALTQALLPLLQKSENASVVFTSSGVGREARALWGAYSVSKIAIEAVSKIFAAEHTYPNIRFNCINPGATRTAMRAKAYPQEDPKTLPTPESILPAYLYLMGEDSLALNGQSIDAQD
- a CDS encoding RcnB family protein — protein: MKKLFTILTLSIAVLTTSMASFADPPFDRGHGPKGPKGGGPRGEWNDRGPGFGRDHDEDRVRDERRMREERGFERLKQHRWQPGYVMPQHYRGNGYKVDYKDSNLPRPDRNQQWYKINNDYILVDTDSNSIVSIRGF